A window of the Zhongshania aliphaticivorans genome harbors these coding sequences:
- a CDS encoding YHYH protein — protein sequence MFNPQFSLLALTLLAMSCILIACGGGSSSTSTDSDNDDSSIPSNSDNDDTNESLATWMINTSSRSAQIFESSGSSVGVLEDVQLAEAQTIDGVEYTYIETNGIPKYDTVMTQDMIDALNNRPLANSDFDAGTTTATVGDLVTFGEHIGYNSSTENCSDTGGSGYWPPGPGCPTSLERGEYFTAEPAPASNDSNCSTGLGTIGLMVNGSAIFDWGDGMSWGQNIWYNLAPIAEQYDVDICGGHAANGEYHHHFYTSCLADLVSDNGDEHSPIYGFAADGYPVYGPWENNNELAISAWKIRDYSASESEGGCNTPGERSCILNDVYDVSQGVNYNITAGPDIGENVSTLSGNTLAAVDGYYLEDYYYAQATANGAQLDEHNGHDNNDGRGYHYHITLTSDSGKLSPAFPYTIGPTFYGELPDNAVRSCESTTPGGPGDGGPPLFLF from the coding sequence ATGTTCAACCCACAGTTTTCTCTTTTAGCCCTCACCCTACTGGCCATGTCTTGCATATTAATTGCCTGTGGAGGCGGTAGCTCCAGCACATCAACAGATTCCGACAATGATGACAGCAGCATACCGAGTAATAGCGATAACGATGACACTAACGAGTCACTGGCTACGTGGATGATAAATACGAGCTCCCGCTCAGCACAGATTTTTGAATCTAGCGGTAGCAGCGTGGGCGTACTAGAAGATGTTCAGCTGGCAGAAGCGCAAACCATTGACGGTGTCGAATACACCTATATCGAAACCAATGGCATTCCAAAATACGATACCGTTATGACGCAAGATATGATTGACGCCCTGAACAACCGCCCCCTTGCAAACAGTGATTTCGACGCCGGCACAACCACGGCAACGGTTGGCGACCTCGTCACTTTTGGCGAACATATTGGCTACAACAGCAGCACTGAAAATTGTAGCGACACTGGAGGCTCAGGGTATTGGCCGCCAGGACCGGGATGCCCAACCAGCCTTGAACGAGGTGAATATTTTACCGCTGAACCCGCCCCAGCCAGCAATGATTCTAATTGTTCAACGGGGCTGGGCACCATCGGATTAATGGTCAATGGCAGCGCCATTTTTGACTGGGGCGACGGCATGAGCTGGGGGCAAAACATTTGGTATAACCTTGCCCCGATTGCCGAGCAATATGACGTGGATATCTGTGGAGGCCACGCGGCAAATGGCGAATACCACCACCACTTTTACACCAGCTGTTTAGCCGACCTAGTCAGTGACAACGGCGACGAGCACTCCCCAATTTATGGGTTTGCCGCCGATGGTTATCCCGTATACGGCCCATGGGAAAACAACAATGAACTTGCCATAAGTGCTTGGAAAATACGCGATTACAGCGCCAGTGAGAGCGAGGGCGGCTGCAACACCCCCGGTGAACGCAGCTGCATACTCAATGATGTTTATGACGTTTCCCAAGGGGTGAATTACAATATTACCGCTGGCCCAGACATCGGCGAAAACGTATCAACTCTTTCCGGCAATACCCTAGCTGCAGTGGACGGTTACTATCTTGAGGATTACTACTACGCCCAAGCGACAGCCAATGGCGCGCAACTCGATGAACATAATGGCCACGACAACAATGACGGTCGCGGCTATCACTACCACATCACACTGACCTCAGACTCAGGAAAACTGTCACCCGCTTTTCCCTATACCATTGGCCCGACATTTTACGGCGAGCTGCCAGATAATGCGGTTCGCAGCTGTGAATCCACCACACCGGGCGGCCCTGGAGACGGAGGCCCACCGTTATTTCTATTTTAA